One region of Zerene cesonia ecotype Mississippi chromosome 15, Zerene_cesonia_1.1, whole genome shotgun sequence genomic DNA includes:
- the LOC119832168 gene encoding uncharacterized protein LOC119832168, whose product MSAGDRETEAQAKKDEGSGSERDTRAAAALKRNWCVGLRVVELVLAVIAIGLIISALYWPQVVSSDHRHIALIYSTYSSFIIITGVLIISRLFGESAGWRTSLAFSIIGVIMFTAAAAVIFYDWHRSYYANVRPNKAAYDLLISSGVFAIIDAAVFLVHAFLTFRKEADY is encoded by the exons ATGTCGGCGGGTGACAGGGAGACGGAGGCGCAGGCCAAGAAGGACGAGGGCTCCGGCAGCGAGCGGGAcacgcgcgccgccgccgccctcAAGCGCAACTGGTGCGTGGGCCTGCGAGTCGTCGAGCTG GTGCTGGCAGTGATCGCCATCGGGCTGATAATCAGCGCGCTGTACTGGCCACAGGTCGTCAGCAGCGACCACAGACACATCGCTCTTATCTACTCCACGTATTCCA gttttataataataactggGGTGCTGATTATAAGCCGCCTGTTCGGCGAGTCGGCGGGCTGGCGGACGTCCCTCGCCTTCTCCATCATCGGAGTGATCATGTTCACCGCCGCGGCTGCTGTCATATTTTATG ATTGGCACAGGTCGTACTACGCAAACGTTCGACCAAATAAAGCCGCGTACGATCTGCTCATATCGTCGGGCGTGTTCGCCATCATCGACGCAGCTGTATTCCTCGTACACGCTTTCCTCACCTTTAGGAAGGAGGCAGATTATTAA